From the Danio aesculapii chromosome 9, fDanAes4.1, whole genome shotgun sequence genome, one window contains:
- the stac3 gene encoding SH3 and cysteine-rich domain-containing protein 3 isoform X1 gives MAQYDQLEDKDSLDIHDNPPAPENVVKEDDNTVYFVYDEEVEEEEAPPPPTPEPIVQVNDKPHKFKDHYCKKPKFCDVCARMIVLNNKFALRCKNCKTNIHHSCQSYVQFQRCFGKIPPGFRRAYSSPLYDQEINNPGQQNRTDPVFDTLRVGVIMANKERKKGSEDKKNMMMMMMEEEEAQQPKEDEEGAEGKQDGDKKDKTATDDKNKKQQQTFSQSHYYMALYRFKAIEKDDLDFHPGDRITVLDDSNEEWWRGKIGEKTGYLPMTYIIRVRAGERVYKVTRSFVGNREMGQITLKKDQIVVKKGEEVNGYLKVSTGRKLGFFPADLLQEL, from the exons ATGGCTCAATATGACCA ACTGGAGGATAAAGACTCGCTGGACATCCACGATAACCCTCCAGCACCAGAGAATGTGGTAAAAGAGGACGACAACACT GTGTATTTTGTGTACGATGAAGAGGTGGAGGAAGAAGAAGCTCCTCCGCCACCGACCCCAGAACCCATAGTCCAGGTCAACGACAAACCACACAAATTCAAGGACCACTACTGCAAGAAACCCAAGTTCTGTGACGTCTGCGCACGGATGATTGTTC TCAATAATAAGTTTGCGCTGCGCTGTAAAAACTGCAAGACCAACATCCACCACTCCTGCCAGTCATACGTGCAGTTCCAGAGATGCTTCGGCAAAATA cCTCCTGGATTCAGACGGGCGTACAGCTCTCCTCTCTATGATCAGGAGATCAATAACCCTG GTCAGCAGAACCGCACGGATCCGGTGTTCGACACGCTGAGAGTCGGAGTCATCATGGCCAATAAAGAGAGGAAAAAGGGCTCAGAGGACAAGAAGAAC atgatgatgatgatgatggaggagGAGGAAGCTCAACAGCCCAAAGAGGATGAAGAGGGTGCTGAGG GGAAGCAAGACGGAGACAAGAAAGACAAAACAGCAACAGATGACAAG AACAAGAAGCAGCAGCAGACATTCAGTCAGTCGCATTATTATATGGCTCTGTATCGCTTTAAAGCCATCGAGAAAGATGACCTGGACTTCCA tccaGGAGATCGTATAACTGTTTTGGATGACTCTAATGAGGAGTGGTGGAGG GGCAAGATTGGTGAGAAGACGGGCTACCTGCCCATGACCTACATCATCAGGGTTCGAGCCGGCGAGAGGGTTTATAAAGTGACCCGATCATTTGTGGGAAACCGAGAGATGGGCCAGATCACCCTGAAGAAAGACCAG
- the kif5aa gene encoding kinesin family member 5Aa: MTDAAAECNIKVLCRFRPLNQAEILRGDKFLPTFQGDDTVIIGGKSYAFDRVFPTNTTQEQVYNTCAKQIVKDVLGGYNGTIFAYGQTSSGKTHTMEGNLHDPQQMGIIPRIAEDIFNHIFSMDENLEFHIKVSYFEIYMEKIRDLLDVTKTNLSVHEDKNRVPYVKGCTERFVSSPEEVMDVIDEGKSNRHVAVTNMNEHSSRSHSIFLINIKQEHVETEQKLCGKLYLVDLAGSEKVSKTGAAGAVLDEAKNINKSLSALGNVISALAEGTKSHVPYRDSKMTRILQDSLGGNCRTTMFICCSPSSYNDAETKSTLMFGQRAKTIKNTASINLELTAEQWKRKYEKEKEKNKSLRDSMQRLELELRRWRNGEKVPETEQTDADVVKLDVSEEPSLDNEKSCERQRERERDSDTSSIVVRISEEERQKYEEEIRKLYRQLDDKDDEINLQCQLVEKLKEQILDQDELLASTRGDSDKVQTELGRLQTESESAKAEVREVLQALEELAVNYDQKSQEVEEKSLHNKQLAEQLSHKMANLMELEAELAQMQEVSSQQRKRIADVLNGLMKDLSEFSSIVGNGEIKLPVEISGAIEEEFTVARLYISKIKSEVKSMVKRCRQLENMQLECHRKMEETSRELSSCQLLISQHEAKIRSLTEYMQNVEQKKRQLEDNYDALSEELYMLQNSESHVAELDGREKADREADGKKAAVRPALHAESRQTQLSRLRDEINEKQRLIDELTDKNQALELELAHVRSSFSNLKLQDDSKSACLEQMSFQQERHEQSKQDLKGLEETVARELQTLHNLRKLFVQDLTTRVKKSSEIGPDDSGGSNTQKQKISFLENNLDQLTKVHKQLVRDNADLRCELPKLEKRLRSTAERVRALETALKDAKQGAMNDRRRYQQEVERIRDAMRLRYPLRRPNAAQIAKPVRPGHHVTATSPTSFSSTRASKPATSYSNARFLQDEKMENSPKTNTVGYSTVRSIDILSSCPLDVENGNSTDINDNRSDVHCGSMVDDASRVYIMQQETAAS, translated from the exons ATGACGGACGCCGCCGCGGAGTGTAACATTAAAGTGCTCTGCCGCTTTCGGCCGCTGAACCAGGCCGAGATCCTGCGCGGGGACAAATTCCTGCCCACCTTCCAAGGGGACGACACGGTCATCATCGGG GGAAAGTCCTACGCATTCGACCGCGTGTTTCCCACCAACACCACTCAGGAGCAGGTCTACAACACCTGTGCCAAGCAGATCGTCAAAG atgtgctGGGGGGCTACAACGGCACCATCTTTGCCTATGGACAGACCTCCTCTGGAAAGACTCACACCATGGAG GGAAACCTTCACGACCCGCAGCAGATGGGCATCATTCCCCGCATCGCGGAGGACATCTTCAACCACATCTTCTCCATGGATGAAAACCTGGAGTTCCACATCAAG GTCTCCTACTTCGAGATCTACATGGAGAAAATCCGCGATCTTCTGGACG TCACAAAGACCAACTTGTCTGTGCATGAGGACAAGAACCGCGTCCCGTACGTGAAG GGCTGCACCGAGCGCTTCGTCTCCAGTCCTGAAGAGGTGATGGACGTCATCGATGAGGGAAAGTCCAATCGACACGTCGCCGTCACCA ACATGAATGAGCACAGCTCTCGCAGTCACAGCATCTTCCTGATCAACATTAAGCAGGAGCATGTGGAGACCGAGCAGAAGCTCTGTGGGAAACTCTACCTGGTGGATCTGGCCGGCAGCGAGAAG GTCAGTAAGACGGGAGCAGCGGGAGCCGTTCTGGATGAAGCCAAGAACATCAATAAGTCTCTGTCTGCGCTGGGAAACGTCATCTCTGCTCTCGCTGAAGGAACT AAATCCCACGTGCCGTACCGCGACAGTAAGATGACCAGGATCCTGCAGGACTCTCTGGGGGGAAACTGCAGGACCACCATGTTCATCTGCTGTTCTCCCTCCAGCTATAACGACGCCGAGACCAAATCCACGCTGATGTTCGGCCAGCG tgctAAGACCATCAAGAACACGGCCTCCATTAACCTGGAGCTGACAGCCGAGCAGTGGAAGAGGAAATACgagaaggagaaggagaagaACAAGAGTCTGCGGGACTCCATGCAGAGGCTGGAGCTGGAGCTGCGGCGCTGGCGCAACG GAGAGAAGGTTCCAGAGACGGAGCAGACCGATGCTGATGTGGTGAAACTGGACGTCAGTGAAGAGCCGTCTCTGGATAATGAGAAATCCTGCGAGCGCCAGCGGGAGCGAGAGCGAGACTCGGACACCTCCTCTATCGTGGTGCGCATCTCGGAGGAAGAGCGGCAGAAATATGAGGAAGAGATCCGCAAACTCTACCGCCAGCTGGACGACAAG GACGATGAGATCAATCTCCAGTGTCAGCTGGTGGAGAAGCTGAAGGAGCAGATTCTGGATCAGGACGAG CTGCTGGCCTCCACCCGCGGCGACAGTGATAAGGTGCAGACGGAGCTGGGTCGCCTGCAGACGGAGAGCGAGAGCGCCAAGGCGGAGGTGCGGGAGGTGCTGCAGGCGCTGGAGGAGCTGGCCGTCAACTACGACCAGAAGAGCCAGGAGGTGGAGGAGAAGAGCCTGCACAACAAACAGCTGGCGGAGCAGCTCAGCCACAAGATG GCCAACCTGATGGAGCTGGAGGCGGAGCTGGCGCAGATGCAGGAAGTGAGCTCACAGCAGAGGAAGCGCATCGCTGACGTGTTGAACGGCCTGATGAAGGATCTGAGCGAGTTCAGCAGCATCGTCGGAAACGGAGAAATCAAGCTG ccggTGGAGATCAGCGGTGCGATCGAGGAGGAGTTCACCGTGGCGCGTCTCTACATCAGTAAGATTAAATCGGAGGTGAAGTCGATGGTGAAGCGCTGCCGGCAGCTGGAGAACATGCAGCTGGAGTGCCATCGCAAGATGGAGGAGACCAGCCGAGAGCTGTCATCATGCCAACTGCTCAtctcacag cacGAGGCAAAGATCCGCTCCCTCACAGAATACATGCAGAACGTGGAGCAGAAGAAGAGACAGCTGGAGGATAATTATGATGCTCTCAGTGAGGAACTGTACATGCTGCAGAACTcag agAGTCATGTGGCAGAGCTGGATGGACGAGAGAAGGCGGACAGAGAGGCTGATGGGAAA aagGCCGCTGTTCGTCCAGCTCTGCATGCGGAGTCTCGTCAGACGCAGCTCAGCCGCCTGCGGGACGAAATTAACGAGAAGCAGAGACTCATCGACGAGCTCACAGA TAAGAACCAGGCTCTGGAGCTGGAGCTGGCTCACGTGCGCTCCAGTTTCAGCAATCTGAAGCTGCAGGATGACAGCAAGAGCGCCTGTCTGGAGCAGATGTC GTTTCAGCAGGAGAGACACGAGCAGTCCAAGCAGGATCTCAAGGGCCTTGAGGAGACTGTT GCCCGGGAACTCCAGACCCTCCACAACCTGCGCAAGCTGTTCGTTCAAGACCTCACGACTCGGGTTAAAAAA AGTTCAGAAATTGGACCTGATGATAGTGGGGGGTCTAACACCCAGAAGCAGAAGATTTCCTTTCTTGAGAACAACCTGGATCAGCTTACAAAGGTTCATAAACAG CTGGTACGTGATAATGCAGATCTCCGCTGTGAGCTTCCGAAGCTGGAGAAACGTCTTCGTTCTACGGCTGAGCGGGTTCGGGCGCTGGAGACAGCACTGAAGGACGCCAAACAGGGCGCGATGAACGACCGGCGCCGGTACCAGCAGGAGGTGGAGCGCATCCGGGACGCCATGAGGCTgcgttacccactgcgccgcccaaACGCCGCTCAGATCG CTAAGCCAGTGAGACCCGGGCATCATGTCACCGCCACATCGCCCACCAGCTTCTCCTCCACACGCGCAAGCAAACCGGCCACGTCTTACAGCAACGCCCGATTCCTGCAGGACGAGAAGATGGAGAACAGCCCGAAGACCAACAC tGTTGGATACAGCACTGTGAGATCCATAGACATACTGAGCTCCTGTCCGCTCGATGTGGAGAACG GAAATAGCACAGATATTAATGATAACAG GAGTGATGTTCACTGCGGCAGCATGGTGGACGATGCTTCTCGAGTGTACATCATGCAGCAGGAGACTGCAGCCAGTTAA
- the si:ch211-166e11.5 gene encoding uncharacterized protein si:ch211-166e11.5, which yields MAFVKEESKDVIIEEVFFVKNEDAEQQTEAPMCAPAKLRIILHDHDIRKLCLPHGIPATVSELEDIIMKTFGLDGNFTLHYKDIDFGEEYFSLTSTSDIKDKDTIKVIHLVDPPAITLNFGEVDHSFKSASHSSMQSLGSSAFPSLSSFSASDMGSCSGLQDSLSASSPEHKPSQRSQRWPTEFPVPRFAFDTELVLASGSEAFKKDGIQLNFTSILPDILEKLAENIFQYVAYPTSAQLNEVVEALLQKYPCLKEPGSYNGSYGWRQRLKYKMGNYRSKLRGLGCPELDINSVRRKRAFEKAPAKNIKKPRKMEVNFLPPHQPGETEESLELERLEILHELKHGSNYMIIREKMEKTFSIRRQEVVSQALPVSELTQRWPALFNADQINEEFRRITTINLEVTFMTYLDLYSPKIMSMVLSKVGSVKMNIQRIRNMLLEDFSVERRREAALRSLVVCLRENEDDLFKEHMDGGDIPNEAMKILITRGPLVSDPARASIVIEGREVQRDLDVPRACALLMGLIYALNLSYPKGLKSTFEAFQKIFLELDDLKSSPKVMTLKNKLLF from the exons ATGGCGTTTGTTAAAGAGGAGAGTAAAGACGTGATCATTGAGGAGGTTTTCTTCGTGAAGAATGAAGATGCTGAGCAGCAGACAG AAGCTCCAATGTGTGCTCCTGCTAAGCTGCGCATCATCCTTCATGATCACGACATCCGCAAACTGTGCCTTCCTCACGGCATCCCCGCCACCGTGAGTGAGCTGGAGGACATCATAATGAAGACGTTCGGCCTCGACGGGAACTTCACTCTACATTATAAAGATATAGATTTCGGAGAGGAGTATTTCTCCCTGACCTCAACCAGTGACATTAAGGACAAGGACACCATTAAGGTGATTCACCTGGTGGATCCTCCTGCCATTACTCTCAACTTTGGGGAAGTGGACCATTCCTTTAAAAGCGCATCACATTCCTCCATGCAGAGCTTGGGAAGCTCGGCCTTTCCTTCTCTGAGCTCCTTCAGCGCCAGTGATATGGGCTCCTGCTCTGGACTGCAGGATTCTCTGAGCGCTTCGTCTCCAGAACACAAGCCTTCGCAGCGGTCACAGCGCTGGCCGACTGAGTTCCCAGTACCGCGCTTTGCTTTCGACACAGAACTCGTGCTTGCTTCTGGAAGTGAAGCGTTCAAGAAGGACGGCATCCAGCTCAACTTCACCTCCATCCTTCCAGACATCCTGGAGAAACTAGCTGAGAACATCTTCCAGTACGTGGCCTATCCCACCAGCGCTCAGCTGAATGAAGTCGTGGAGGCTCTGCTCCAGAAATATCCCTGTCTTAAAGAACCAGGCTCTTATAACGGGTCCTACGGATGGAGACAGCGGCTGAAGTACAAAATGGGAAACTACCGATCGAAACTGCGAGGTCTGGGATGCCCCGAGCTGGATATTAACTCTGTCAGGAGGAAGCGAGCGTTTGAGAAAGCACCCGCTAAAAACATCAAGAAGCCCAGGAAGATGGAGGTGAACTTCTTACCGCCGCACCAGCCCGGAGAGACGGAGGAAAGTCTGGAGCTGGAGCGACTGGAGATCCTGCATGAGCTGAAGCACGGCAGCAACTATATGATCATCAGAGAAAAAATGGAGAAGACCTTTTCCATTCGCAGACAGGAAGTGGTCAGTCAAGCACTTCCGGTCAGTGAGCTGACACAGCGATGGCCTGCGCTGTTCAATGCAGATCAG ATTAATGAAGAGTTCAGAAGAATCACTACCATTAACCTGGAGGTCACGTTCATGACATATCTAGACCTGTACTCCCCGAAAATCATGTCCATGGTGCTCTCCAAAGTGGGCTCAGTGAAAATGAACATCCAGCGAATTAGGAACATGCTGCTCGAG GATTTCTCAGTGGAAAGAAGACGAGAAGCTGCTCTCCGTTCATTAGTGGTGTGTCTCAGAGAAAACGAGGACGACCTCTTTAAAGAGCACAtg GACGGTGGAGATATCCCCAATGAAGCGATGAAGATTCTGATCACCAGAGGACCTCTGGTGTCTGATCCAGCCCGGGCCAGCATAGTGATCGAGGGAAGAGAAGTGCAGAGGGATCTGGACGTGCCCAGAGCCTGTGCGCTGCTGATGGGGCTCATCTACGCGCTCAACCTCAGCTACCCCAAAGGACTCAAAAGCACTTTCGAGGCTTTCCAAAAGATCTTCCTGGAGCTAGACGATCTGAAGTCGAGCCCCAAGGTCATGACTCTAAAAAACAAACTGCTATTCTGA